From Ochotona princeps isolate mOchPri1 chromosome X, mOchPri1.hap1, whole genome shotgun sequence, one genomic window encodes:
- the CNGA2 gene encoding cyclic nucleotide-gated olfactory channel, whose product MTEKSNGVKSSPANNHNHHAIPTIKVNGKDESGTRSRTQSAADDDTSSELQRLAEMDAPLQGRGGFHRIARLVVVIREWVNKNFREEEPRPDSFLERFRGPELQTVTTQQGDGKGEKDTKGKGLRKKLELFVLDPAGDWYYRWLFVIALPVLYNWCLLVARACFSDLQRGYFLVWLVLDYFSDVVYIADLFIRLRTGFLEQGLLVKDPKKLRDNYIHTLQFKLDVASIIPTDLIYFAVGIHNPELRFNRLLHFARMFEFFDRTETRTSYPNIFRISNLVLYILVIIHWNACIYYAISKSIGFGVDTWVYPNITDPEYGYLAREYIYCLYWSTLTLTTIGETPPPVKDEEYLFVIFDFLIGVLIFATIVGNVGSMISNMNATRAEFQAKIDAVKHYMQFRKVSKEMEAKVIKWFDYLWTNKKTVDEREVLKNLPAKLRAEIAINVHLSTLKKVRIFQDCEAGLLVELVLKLRPQVFSPGDYICRKGDIGKEMYIIKEGKLAVVADDGVTQYALLSAGSCFGEISILNIKGSKMGNRRTANIRSLGYSDLFCLSKDDLMEAVTEYPDAKKVLEERGREILMKEGLLDENEVAASMEVDVQEKLEQLETNMETLYTRFGRLLAEYTGAQQKLKQRITVLEIKMKQSNEDDYLSDGMHSPEPASAEQP is encoded by the exons ATGACAGAAAAATCTAATGGCGTGAAGAGCTCCCCAGCCAATAACCACAACCATCATGCCATCCCTACCATCAAAGTCAATGGTAAAGATGAGAGTGGGACCAGAAGCAG GACACAATCTGCAGCTGATGATGACACCTCCTCAGAACTGCAGAGGTTGGCAGAGATGGATGCTCCACTGCAAGGAAGGGGTGGCTTCCACAG gATTGCCCGTCTGGTGGTCGTCATCAGAGAGTGGGTGAACAAGAATTTCCGAGAGGAGGAACCCAGGCCTGACTCATTCCTTGAGCGTTTTCGTGGACCGGAGCTCCAGACTGTGACGACACAGCAAGGAGATGGCAAAGGAGAGAAGGACACCAA AGGAAAAGGACTCAG gAAAAAATTGGAACTATTTGTCTTGGATCCAGCTGGAGACTGGTACTACCGCTGGCTGTTTGTCATTGCCTTACCTGTGCTATACAACTGGTGTCTGTTGGTGGCCAG AGCCTGCTTCAGTGACCTGCAGAGAGGTTACTTCCTGGTGTGGCTGGTGTTGGACTATTTCTCGGACGTGGTCTACATTGCAGATCTTTTCATCCGATTGCGCACAG GTTTCTTGGAGCAGGGGCTGCTAGTCAAAGATCCCAAGAAACTGCGAGACAACTACATCCACACCCTACAGTTCAAGCTAGATGTGGCTTCTATCATTCCTACAGACTTGATCTATTTTGCTGTGGGCATCCACAATCCTGAGCTGCGCTTCAACCGCCTGCTACACTTTGCCCGCATGTTTGAGTTTTTTGATCGCACTGAAACCCGCACTAGCTACCCTAACATCTTTCGCATCAGCAACCTGGTCCTTTACATTTTGGTCATCATCCATTGGAATGCCTGTATCTATTATGCCATCTCCAAGTCCATCGGCTTTGGGGTTGACACTTGGGTTTACCCCAACATCACTGATCCTGAATATGGATACCTGGCTAGGGAATACATTTATTGTCTCTACTGGTCTACACTGACTCTCACCACTATTGGGGAGACACCACCACCTGTAAAGGATGAGGAATACCTATTTGTCATCTTTGACTTCTTGATTGGTGTCCTTATCTTTGCTACCATTGTGGGAAATGTAGGCTCCATGATTTCCAATATGAATGCCACTAGGGCAGAATTCCAGGCTAAAATTGATGCTGTCAAGCACTACATGCAGTTCCGCAAAGTCAGCAAGGAAATGGAAGCCAAGGTCATTAAGTGGTTTGACTACCTGTGGACTAATAAGAAGACTGTGGATGAGCGAGAAGTACTTAAGAACCTGCCAGCCAAGCTCAGGGCTGAGATAGCTATCAATGTTCACTTGTCCACACTCAAGAAAGTGCGCATCTTCCAGGACTGTGAGGCTGGCCTGCTGGTGGAACTGGTGCTAAAGCTCCGTCCTCAAGTCTTCAGCCCTGGGGATTACATTTGCCGCAAGGGGGACATTGGCAAGGAAATGTACATAATTAAAGAAGGCAAATTGGCAGTGGTGGCTGATGATGGTGTGACTCAATATGCCCTGCTTTCAGCTGGGAGCTGCTTTGGTGAGATCAGTATCCTTAACATTAAAGGTAGCAAAATGGGCAATCGGCGCACAGCTAACATTCGCAGCCTGGGCTACTCGGATCTTTTCTGCTTGTCCAAGGATGACCTCATGGAAGCTGTGACTGAGTACCCTGATGCCAAGAAGGTTTtggaggagaggggcagggaaaTTCTAATGAAGGAGGGACTGCTGGATGAAAACGAGGTGGCTGCAAGCATGGAGGTGGATGTGCAGGAGAAGCTAGAACAGCTGGAGACAAACATGGAGACCTTGTATACTCGCTTTGGCCGCCTGCTAGCTGAGTACACAGGGGCCCAGCAGAAACTCAAGCAACGCATCACAGTTCTAGAGATCAAGATGAAACAGAGCAATGAGGACGATTATTTGTCAGATGGGATGCATAgtccagagccagcttctgctgaGCAGCCATAA